DNA sequence from the Candidatus Aminicenantes bacterium genome:
TCAATGCCGAGGATCCGGAAAACAATTTCCTGCCGCAAGCCGGTTCATTGAGCCAGTTCATTGTTCCCGGCGGACCGGGTGTCCGCATCGATTCAGGGGTCTTCCCCAAATACACCATTCCTCCCTACTATGATTCGATGATCGCCAAGCTGATCGTCTGGGGCGACACCAGCAAGGAAGCAATTTCCCGGATGAAAAGGGCCTTGCGCGAGTTCATCGTCGAGGGTGTGAAAACCACGA
Encoded proteins:
- a CDS encoding acetyl-CoA carboxylase biotin carboxylase subunit (an AccC homodimer forms the biotin carboxylase subunit of the acetyl CoA carboxylase, an enzyme that catalyzes the formation of malonyl-CoA, which in turn controls the rate of fatty acid metabolism) → QTDLIKHQILVATGEPLSLTQEQIHKSGHAIECRINAEDPENNFLPQAGSLSQFIVPGGPGVRIDSGVFPKYTIPPYYDSMIAKLIVWGDTSKEAISRMKRALREFIVEGVKTTIPFHLQIMQNKDFLSGAYTTGFISKMLAAKGDH